Proteins found in one Actinokineospora alba genomic segment:
- a CDS encoding peptidoglycan-binding domain-containing protein encodes MRRTFVKAAVALAATVGLIVGTAGTALANDPDNWSSNRMLCQWSKCVKDSYLTMFWQSILWADNVGGVDVGTIDGQFGPNTHTRTQRWQTRHGLQADGEVGPNTWGKAENNGRWVYAGMQGSNKLYEYRGLARTVRSKILDGGLWLFENPKDKVWYGLNST; translated from the coding sequence ATGAGGAGGACGTTCGTCAAAGCGGCGGTCGCGCTCGCGGCGACAGTGGGGCTGATAGTCGGGACCGCGGGTACCGCGCTTGCCAACGATCCCGACAACTGGAGCAGCAACCGGATGCTGTGCCAGTGGTCGAAGTGCGTGAAGGACAGCTACCTCACCATGTTCTGGCAGTCCATCCTGTGGGCCGACAACGTCGGCGGGGTCGACGTCGGCACGATCGACGGGCAGTTCGGCCCCAACACCCACACCCGCACGCAGCGGTGGCAGACCAGGCACGGCTTGCAGGCCGACGGCGAGGTCGGTCCGAACACCTGGGGCAAGGCGGAGAACAACGGGCGCTGGGTGTACGCCGGTATGCAGGGGAGCAACAAACTCTACGAATACCGGGGCCTCGCCCGCACGGTCCGGTCGAAGATCCTCGACGGTGGGCTCTGGCTCTTCGAGAACCCGAAGGACAAGGTCTGGTACGGGCTCAACAGCACGTGA